In a single window of the Micromonospora inositola genome:
- a CDS encoding DinB family protein encodes MTWRAPEITRTTEPYVADERTMLEGWLDYHRQTLLMKCAGLTAEQLKTPSVEPSGLTLLGLVRHMAEVERWWFRIRAAGQQLDDLYCTEASPDGDLDDVADADPEADFATFAAEVGAARAAAAGLSLDDTFLRRRREGSADEMNVRWVYVHMIEEYARHNGHADLIRERIDGVTGD; translated from the coding sequence ATGACCTGGAGAGCGCCGGAGATCACCCGGACCACCGAACCGTACGTCGCCGACGAGCGGACCATGCTGGAAGGCTGGCTCGACTACCACCGGCAGACCCTGCTGATGAAGTGCGCCGGCCTCACCGCCGAGCAGTTGAAGACCCCCAGCGTGGAGCCGTCGGGGCTGACCCTGCTCGGCCTGGTCCGCCACATGGCCGAGGTGGAACGCTGGTGGTTCCGGATCCGGGCCGCCGGCCAGCAGCTCGACGACCTCTACTGCACCGAGGCCAGCCCGGACGGTGACCTGGACGACGTCGCCGACGCCGACCCGGAGGCGGACTTCGCCACCTTCGCCGCGGAGGTCGGGGCCGCCCGCGCCGCTGCCGCCGGCCTCTCGCTGGACGACACCTTCCTGCGTCGCCGCCGCGAGGGCAGCGCCGACGAGATGAACGTCCGCTGGGTGTACGTGCACATGATCGAGGAGTACGCCCGGCACAACGGCCACGCCGACCTGATCCGCGAACGCATCGACGGGGTCACCGGCGACTGA
- a CDS encoding HAD family hydrolase translates to MARERATALLVDFDGVLRHWDPAVAAGVEREYGLSEGVLGEIAMQWGRLQPVLTGRVSHAEWVSSVADALAGSVGSPEQARAAVEEWQRYRGEVDADVLAFIREVRTAGVRVGLGTNATDLLDADLAALGLTDDFDVVVNSSVIGVHKPAKEYFQAAYEALETPPSRVLFVDDEDWAVRGARAAGLSAHRWSGPTDLRYLRAALAY, encoded by the coding sequence GTGGCTCGGGAACGCGCGACGGCGCTCCTGGTGGACTTCGACGGCGTGCTGCGCCACTGGGACCCGGCGGTGGCCGCCGGCGTCGAGCGGGAGTACGGCCTCTCCGAGGGCGTCCTCGGCGAGATCGCCATGCAGTGGGGGCGGCTCCAGCCGGTGCTGACCGGCCGGGTCAGCCACGCCGAGTGGGTGTCCAGCGTGGCCGACGCGCTGGCCGGGTCGGTGGGCAGCCCGGAGCAGGCCCGAGCGGCCGTCGAGGAGTGGCAGCGCTACCGGGGTGAGGTCGACGCCGACGTGCTGGCGTTCATCCGCGAGGTCCGGACGGCCGGCGTACGGGTGGGACTGGGCACCAACGCCACCGACCTGCTCGACGCCGACCTGGCCGCGCTCGGGCTGACCGACGACTTCGACGTGGTGGTCAACTCCTCGGTCATCGGGGTGCACAAGCCGGCCAAGGAGTACTTCCAGGCCGCCTACGAGGCGCTGGAGACCCCACCGTCGCGGGTGCTCTTCGTCGACGACGAGGACTGGGCGGTCCGGGGCGCCCGCGCCGCCGGCCTGTCCGCGCACCGCTGGAGCGGCCCGACGGACCTGCGCTACCTGCGGGCCGCGCTGGCGTACTGA
- the smc gene encoding chromosome segregation protein SMC, translated as MHLKSLTVKGFKSFASATTLKLEPGITCVVGPNGSGKSNVVDAIAWVLGEQGAKALRGGKMEDVIFAGTAGRAPLGRAEVTLTIDNTDGALPIEYTEVSITRRMFRSGESEYEINGDSCRLLDIQELLSDSGIGREMHIIVGQGRLDGMLHAKPEDRRAFIEEAAGVLKHRKRKEKALRKLDAMQTNLNRLTDLTAELRRQLKPLGRQAEVARRAAAIQANLRDARLRLLADDLATLRTTLDKEIADETALRERREQIEAEHGEVQARLGELEAALAEDAPLLAAAQDAWYKLSALQERFRSIEQLARERLRHLSTTGDDERPGRDPDQLEAESQRVREQEEELRAALTDDQVRLAEAVEHRQELERQLAAAERELVAAAKAIADRREGLARLTGQVNSARARTTSAGEEIERLAAAHSDALARAEQAQAELDAVEEVSTEADRDNADLDARHAEAVTAQERARATVRALADAERAAEKDAATWKAREEALALGLRRKDGAGALLARADQVPGLLGSLAGLLTVTPGHEAALAAALGGLADAVAVSGVDEAVEAMRLLKISDAGRAGLLVGSPAGPGMAGPADALRPKLPEHARWAPDLVECAAEIRPAVHRALRDVVLVDDLAAAAELVAGNPELRAVTPDGDVVGAYAAAGGSAKAPSYIEVQAAVEEARANRITAERTSAELREQLVDARSEVAAAKEAVQHAAAAKREAESHRNAAARRLAELGAAARSAKAETDRLGDSRARAEAARERDLLALAELEERLRLAEDTPLDAEPSTEERDQLAAMVPQARQNEMEVRLAVRTAEERVSSIAGRADSLARQATAERAARERAAARRAARTRGAAIARAVVGGAREALTRLTDSIARAEERRDAVARERAGREAELQEVRGAAKRLGAELERLTSQVHRDEVARAEQRLRIEQLEAKAAEDFGLDVETLVAEYGPAQLVPPTQVDVAAAERDGLPVPEPVRYERPVQEKRAAKAERELALLGKVNPLALEEFAALEERYKFLSEQLEDLKATRRDLLTVVKDVDDRILEVFASAFEDTAREFEQVFTVLFPGGEGRLILTDPEDLLTTGVEVEARPPGKKIKRLSLLSGGERSLTAVAMLVAIFRARPSPFYIMDEVEAALDDVNLGRLITLLAQLREKSQLIVITHQKRTMEIADALYGVTMRSGVTQVISQRLNRAEDDERPGRGEEND; from the coding sequence GTGCATCTCAAGAGCCTGACGGTGAAGGGCTTCAAATCCTTCGCCTCCGCGACGACGTTGAAGCTGGAGCCCGGGATCACCTGCGTGGTGGGTCCGAACGGCTCCGGCAAGTCCAACGTCGTCGACGCCATCGCCTGGGTGCTCGGCGAGCAGGGCGCCAAGGCGCTGCGCGGCGGCAAGATGGAGGACGTCATCTTCGCCGGCACCGCCGGGCGGGCGCCGCTGGGCCGGGCCGAGGTCACCCTCACCATCGACAACACCGACGGCGCGCTGCCGATCGAGTACACCGAGGTCTCCATCACCCGCCGGATGTTCCGCTCCGGCGAGAGCGAGTACGAGATCAACGGCGACTCCTGCCGGCTGCTGGACATCCAGGAGCTGCTGTCGGACTCCGGCATCGGCCGGGAGATGCACATCATCGTCGGCCAGGGACGGCTCGACGGCATGCTGCACGCCAAGCCGGAGGACCGGCGGGCGTTCATCGAGGAGGCGGCGGGCGTCCTCAAGCACCGCAAGCGCAAGGAGAAGGCGCTGCGGAAGCTCGACGCGATGCAGACCAACCTCAACCGCCTCACCGACCTCACCGCCGAGCTGCGCCGCCAGCTCAAGCCGCTGGGCCGGCAGGCCGAGGTGGCCCGCCGCGCCGCCGCCATCCAGGCCAACCTGCGCGACGCCCGGCTGCGGCTGCTCGCCGACGACCTGGCCACGCTGCGCACCACGCTGGACAAGGAGATCGCCGACGAGACGGCGCTGCGCGAGCGGCGCGAACAGATCGAGGCCGAGCACGGCGAGGTGCAGGCCCGGCTCGGCGAGCTGGAGGCCGCCCTCGCCGAGGACGCGCCGCTGCTCGCCGCCGCCCAGGACGCCTGGTACAAGCTCTCCGCCCTGCAGGAGCGGTTCCGCTCGATCGAGCAGCTCGCCCGGGAGCGGCTGCGCCACCTCAGCACCACCGGCGACGACGAGCGCCCCGGCCGCGACCCCGACCAGCTGGAGGCCGAGTCCCAGCGCGTCCGGGAGCAGGAGGAGGAGCTGCGCGCGGCGCTCACCGACGACCAGGTCCGCCTCGCCGAGGCCGTCGAGCACCGGCAGGAGCTGGAACGCCAGCTCGCCGCGGCCGAACGCGAGCTGGTCGCCGCCGCCAAGGCCATCGCCGACCGGCGGGAGGGGCTGGCCCGGCTCACCGGTCAGGTCAACTCCGCGCGGGCGCGGACCACCAGCGCGGGCGAGGAGATCGAGCGGCTCGCCGCCGCCCACTCCGACGCCCTGGCCCGCGCCGAGCAGGCCCAGGCCGAGCTGGACGCCGTCGAGGAGGTGTCCACCGAGGCGGACCGGGACAACGCCGACCTGGACGCCCGGCACGCCGAGGCGGTAACCGCCCAGGAGCGGGCCCGGGCCACCGTCCGGGCCCTCGCCGACGCCGAACGCGCCGCCGAGAAGGACGCCGCCACCTGGAAGGCCCGCGAGGAGGCGCTCGCCCTCGGCCTGCGCCGCAAGGACGGCGCCGGCGCGCTGCTGGCCCGCGCCGACCAGGTGCCCGGCCTGCTCGGCAGCCTGGCCGGGCTGCTCACCGTCACCCCGGGCCACGAGGCCGCGCTGGCCGCCGCGCTGGGCGGGCTCGCCGACGCGGTGGCGGTCAGCGGGGTGGACGAGGCCGTCGAGGCGATGCGGCTGCTGAAGATCTCCGACGCCGGGCGGGCCGGACTGCTGGTGGGCAGCCCCGCCGGGCCCGGCATGGCCGGGCCGGCCGACGCGCTGCGCCCCAAGCTGCCGGAGCACGCCCGCTGGGCGCCCGACCTGGTGGAGTGCGCCGCGGAGATCCGTCCGGCCGTGCACCGGGCCCTGCGCGACGTGGTGCTGGTCGACGACCTCGCCGCCGCCGCCGAGCTGGTCGCCGGCAACCCGGAGCTGCGCGCGGTCACCCCGGACGGCGACGTGGTCGGGGCGTACGCGGCGGCCGGCGGGTCGGCCAAGGCGCCCAGCTACATCGAGGTGCAGGCCGCCGTCGAGGAGGCCCGGGCCAACCGGATCACCGCCGAACGGACCAGCGCCGAACTGCGTGAGCAGCTCGTCGACGCGCGCTCCGAGGTGGCCGCCGCGAAGGAGGCCGTACAGCACGCCGCGGCCGCCAAGCGGGAGGCGGAGAGCCACCGCAACGCGGCCGCCCGCCGGCTCGCCGAGCTGGGCGCCGCGGCCCGTTCGGCGAAGGCCGAGACGGACCGGCTGGGCGACTCCCGGGCCCGCGCCGAGGCGGCCCGGGAGCGCGACCTGTTGGCCCTGGCCGAGCTCGAGGAGCGGCTGCGGCTGGCCGAGGACACCCCGCTCGACGCCGAACCGTCCACCGAGGAACGCGACCAGCTCGCCGCGATGGTGCCGCAGGCCCGGCAGAACGAGATGGAGGTCCGGCTGGCGGTGCGTACCGCCGAGGAGCGGGTCTCGTCGATCGCCGGACGGGCCGACTCCCTCGCCCGGCAGGCGACCGCCGAGCGGGCCGCGCGGGAACGCGCGGCGGCCCGGCGGGCGGCCCGGACCCGCGGCGCGGCGATCGCCCGCGCCGTGGTCGGCGGCGCCCGCGAGGCGCTGACCCGCCTCACCGACTCCATCGCCCGGGCAGAGGAGCGCCGCGACGCCGTCGCCCGCGAGCGCGCCGGCCGGGAGGCGGAGCTCCAGGAGGTACGCGGCGCGGCCAAGCGCCTCGGCGCGGAGCTGGAGCGGCTGACCAGCCAGGTGCACCGGGATGAGGTGGCCCGCGCCGAGCAGCGGCTGCGCATCGAGCAGCTGGAGGCCAAGGCCGCCGAGGACTTCGGCCTCGACGTGGAGACCCTGGTCGCCGAGTACGGCCCGGCGCAGCTCGTCCCGCCCACCCAGGTGGACGTCGCGGCGGCCGAACGGGACGGCCTGCCGGTGCCCGAGCCGGTCCGGTACGAGCGGCCGGTGCAGGAGAAGCGGGCCGCCAAGGCGGAACGGGAGCTGGCCCTGCTCGGCAAGGTCAACCCCCTCGCGCTGGAGGAGTTCGCCGCGCTGGAGGAGCGCTACAAGTTCCTCTCCGAGCAGCTGGAGGACCTCAAGGCCACCCGCCGGGACCTGCTCACCGTGGTCAAGGACGTCGACGACCGGATCCTGGAGGTCTTCGCCAGCGCGTTCGAGGACACCGCCCGGGAGTTCGAGCAGGTCTTCACCGTGCTCTTCCCCGGCGGCGAGGGCCGGCTGATCCTCACCGACCCGGAAGACCTGCTCACCACCGGCGTGGAGGTGGAGGCCCGGCCGCCGGGCAAGAAGATCAAGCGGCTGTCGCTGCTCTCCGGCGGCGAGCGGTCGCTGACCGCGGTGGCGATGTTGGTGGCGATCTTCCGCGCCCGACCCAGCCCGTTCTACATCATGGACGAGGTGGAGGCGGCCCTCGACGACGTGAACCTCGGCCGCCTGATCACGCTGCTGGCTCAGCTGCGGGAGAAGAGCCAGCTGATCGTGATCACCCACCAGAAGCGGACGATGGAGATCGCCGACGCGCTCTACGGCGTGACCATGCGCAGCGGCGTCACCCAGGTGATCAGCCAACGGCTCAACCGGGCCGAGGACGACGAGCGGCCTGGCCGCGGCGAGGAGAACGACTAG
- a CDS encoding CAP domain-containing protein, which yields MYRWTDPTDPDDAHRRPEPPTDHPPAWLTDRPEPRSSYLFGDEPGEPVDAWRAEPVDAWREHPTEQWQPDRTGELPFPVGPFERPDAHGTDRTGELPFPAAPFEPAGAHPGFDGAAPADLTAFRAAPDAGPGGSGEGRHRQARRSRRPLLIGGAAAVATLVVSLGVGALLVPASDQQADPTAVDDTVAAAPAVPSTDAAPGDALAPASPTVKPSTARPSPSASRTAAPKPSRTTAPSRQLDRAAAPSRSTATTSTGRITAELQQVVDLVNQERAKAGCKALSIDDKLMRAAQAHSQDQADHKTMSHDGSDGSDVGDRLDRVGYAWRGYGENVAWNQQSPAAVMDAWMNSPGHRANILNCSFTEIGVGVARSNGPYWTQDFGTPR from the coding sequence GTGTACCGCTGGACCGACCCGACCGACCCGGACGACGCTCACCGGCGTCCCGAGCCGCCGACCGACCACCCCCCGGCGTGGCTCACCGACCGGCCGGAGCCGCGGTCGTCCTACCTCTTCGGCGACGAGCCGGGGGAACCCGTCGACGCCTGGCGGGCGGAGCCCGTCGACGCCTGGCGGGAGCACCCCACCGAGCAGTGGCAGCCCGACCGCACCGGTGAACTCCCCTTCCCGGTCGGGCCGTTCGAGCGGCCGGACGCCCACGGCACCGACCGCACGGGCGAGCTGCCCTTCCCGGCCGCCCCGTTCGAGCCCGCGGGTGCCCACCCGGGGTTCGACGGGGCGGCCCCGGCCGACCTCACCGCGTTCCGGGCCGCCCCGGACGCGGGCCCCGGCGGCTCCGGCGAGGGACGGCACCGGCAGGCCCGGCGCTCTCGCCGTCCCCTCCTGATCGGTGGGGCCGCCGCAGTGGCGACCCTGGTGGTCAGCCTGGGCGTGGGTGCCCTGCTGGTGCCGGCCAGCGACCAGCAGGCCGATCCGACGGCCGTCGACGACACAGTGGCCGCCGCCCCTGCCGTGCCGAGCACCGACGCCGCCCCCGGTGACGCGCTTGCCCCGGCCTCCCCCACGGTCAAGCCGAGCACCGCCCGGCCGAGCCCCTCGGCCAGCCGGACGGCCGCGCCGAAGCCCAGCCGCACCACCGCCCCGTCCCGTCAGCTCGACCGCGCCGCCGCGCCGAGCCGCAGCACCGCCACCACCTCGACGGGCCGGATCACCGCCGAGCTCCAACAGGTGGTCGACCTGGTCAACCAGGAGCGGGCCAAGGCCGGCTGCAAGGCGCTCAGCATCGACGACAAGCTGATGCGGGCCGCCCAGGCGCACAGCCAGGACCAGGCCGACCACAAGACGATGTCGCACGACGGCAGCGACGGCAGCGACGTCGGCGACCGGCTCGACCGGGTCGGCTACGCCTGGCGCGGGTACGGCGAGAACGTCGCCTGGAACCAGCAGAGTCCGGCCGCCGTCATGGACGCCTGGATGAACAGCCCGGGCCACCGGGCCAACATCCTCAACTGCTCCTTCACCGAGATCGGCGTCGGGGTGGCACGGAGCAACGGTCCGTACTGGACGCAGGACTTCGGCACCCCGCGCTGA
- a CDS encoding endo alpha-1,4 polygalactosaminidase, translating to MLRRTLPALVPLLLLTPVPGCRAELVPPGAPTPWPTESARRWQWQWQLSGPLDVSVEADVFLLDPVRTTSTETAALRARDRRLVCQVRVGTYAGTDPDATRFPTTVRGAAVAGRPGSRWLDVRQWDALEPVLADRFRLCRGKGFGGVALADADGYLHRPGFPLGFDDQLLFNRRLATLARSLDLSPGLVNDVPQVAALAPDFDFAVNEECVRLRECAKLLPFADARKPVFHVEYAGSPSGFCVTTVGYGFTSIRKDRDLDAWRETCPLP from the coding sequence GTGCTGCGCCGGACCCTGCCGGCGCTGGTGCCGTTGCTGCTGCTCACCCCGGTGCCCGGCTGCCGGGCCGAGCTCGTCCCGCCCGGGGCGCCCACCCCCTGGCCGACCGAGTCGGCCCGTCGCTGGCAGTGGCAGTGGCAGCTCAGCGGCCCGCTCGACGTCAGCGTCGAGGCGGACGTCTTCCTGCTCGACCCGGTGCGGACCACCTCGACCGAGACCGCGGCGCTGCGCGCCCGGGACCGCCGGCTGGTGTGCCAGGTCCGGGTCGGCACGTACGCCGGCACGGACCCGGACGCCACCCGCTTCCCGACCACGGTCCGCGGCGCCGCAGTGGCGGGCCGGCCGGGCAGCCGGTGGCTTGACGTACGGCAGTGGGACGCGCTGGAGCCGGTGCTGGCCGACCGGTTCCGGCTGTGCCGGGGCAAGGGCTTCGGGGGTGTGGCACTCGCCGACGCCGACGGCTACCTGCACCGGCCCGGCTTCCCGCTGGGCTTCGACGACCAGTTGCTGTTCAACCGCCGGCTGGCCACGCTCGCCCGGTCCCTCGACCTCTCCCCCGGCCTGGTCAACGACGTGCCGCAGGTCGCCGCGCTGGCGCCCGACTTCGACTTCGCGGTCAACGAGGAGTGCGTCCGGCTGCGGGAGTGCGCCAAACTGCTGCCCTTCGCCGACGCCCGCAAGCCGGTCTTCCACGTCGAGTACGCCGGCAGCCCGTCCGGGTTCTGCGTGACCACCGTGGGGTACGGGTTCACCTCCATCCGCAAGGACCGCGACCTGGACGCCTGGCGGGAGACCTGCCCGCTCCCCTGA
- a CDS encoding MMPL family transporter, producing MGRRPVTVRLARWSAEHPWRAIALWVVFVAVCFVGGNAAGLTEATDQDMAIGEAGRAQLIVEGGQFDDPAVENVLITPRAGGLDQTAAKAAADDAGARLRQVTGVASVGTPMPSRDGGALLVPITMSGDPGTASDRVQPLRDATAKVQEAHPQLRIEQVGGPSINKALDDTLGRDFKRAELLSLPVTLAILVIAFGALIAASVPVLLALTSVAAAMGLSTLASHLVPATDTTASVILLIGMAVGVDYSLFYVRREREERARGRAGLDAVEIAAETSGHAVVVSGFAVIISMAGLLLANDAVFSSLAIGSILVVAVAVTGSLTVLPALLAKLGRWVDRPRVPLLWRLTAPRTGRHGERAPRFWPAVLRPALRAPMATLVVSVGLLLALAAPALGMKLKFPGMEDLPRTTPAMQAYDRLTAAFPSTGTTHTVAVRAPAAQADRVRAALTDLAGRAAADPLFAPAEGDGPKIEVSADRRVSVLEVATPYASRTDEAARSMHELRDDLAPAALRGIPGIEYAIGGGVADSEDYAAHIKEKLPLVVGFVLALTFLVMAWTFRSVVVALTSITLNLLSAGAAYGLLVLVFQGDWAEGVLGFTSMGAIVSWLPLFLFVVLFGLSMDYHVFVVSRIREGIRNGMTNREAVAYGITSSAGVVTSAAIVMVGVFAIFASLSTIDMKQLGIGLAAAILLDATIIRAVVLPSLMTLLGDANWWAPRFLRARAATPPADPPTPAPELVGAR from the coding sequence ATGGGCAGACGACCGGTGACGGTGCGGTTGGCGCGGTGGAGTGCGGAGCACCCCTGGCGGGCGATCGCACTCTGGGTGGTCTTCGTGGCGGTGTGCTTTGTGGGGGGCAACGCCGCGGGCCTGACCGAGGCGACCGACCAGGACATGGCGATCGGCGAGGCGGGACGCGCCCAGCTGATCGTCGAGGGCGGCCAGTTCGACGACCCGGCCGTGGAGAACGTGCTGATCACGCCCCGCGCCGGGGGGCTCGACCAGACCGCGGCGAAGGCCGCCGCCGACGACGCCGGGGCGCGGCTGCGCCAGGTCACCGGCGTCGCCTCGGTGGGCACGCCGATGCCGTCCCGCGACGGCGGCGCGCTGCTCGTGCCGATCACCATGTCCGGCGACCCGGGGACCGCGTCGGACCGGGTGCAGCCGCTGCGCGACGCCACCGCGAAGGTGCAGGAGGCGCACCCCCAGCTGCGGATCGAGCAGGTCGGGGGGCCCTCGATCAACAAGGCGCTGGACGACACCCTGGGCCGGGACTTCAAGCGGGCCGAGCTGCTCAGCCTGCCGGTCACCCTGGCCATCCTGGTTATCGCGTTCGGGGCGCTGATCGCGGCGAGCGTCCCGGTGCTGCTGGCGCTCACCTCGGTGGCCGCGGCGATGGGGCTCTCCACCCTCGCCTCGCACCTGGTGCCGGCGACCGACACCACGGCCAGCGTGATCCTCCTGATCGGCATGGCCGTCGGCGTCGACTACTCGCTCTTCTACGTCCGGCGGGAACGGGAGGAGCGGGCCAGGGGTCGCGCCGGCCTGGACGCGGTGGAGATCGCGGCGGAGACCTCCGGGCACGCCGTGGTGGTCTCCGGCTTCGCCGTGATCATCTCGATGGCCGGGCTGCTGCTCGCCAACGACGCGGTCTTCTCCTCGCTCGCCATCGGCTCGATCCTGGTGGTCGCGGTCGCGGTGACCGGTTCGCTCACCGTGCTGCCGGCGCTCCTGGCCAAGCTGGGCCGCTGGGTCGACCGGCCCCGGGTGCCGCTGCTCTGGCGGCTCACCGCGCCGCGGACCGGTCGGCACGGCGAGCGGGCGCCGCGGTTCTGGCCGGCCGTGCTGCGCCCGGCGCTGCGCGCGCCGATGGCCACCCTGGTGGTCTCGGTCGGGCTGCTGCTCGCCCTGGCCGCCCCGGCGCTGGGCATGAAGCTGAAGTTCCCCGGCATGGAGGACCTGCCCCGGACCACGCCGGCCATGCAGGCGTACGACCGGCTCACCGCCGCCTTCCCGAGCACCGGCACCACCCACACCGTGGCGGTGCGGGCGCCGGCCGCGCAGGCCGACCGGGTCCGCGCGGCGCTGACCGACCTGGCCGGCCGAGCCGCCGCCGACCCGCTCTTCGCGCCGGCCGAGGGGGACGGCCCGAAGATCGAGGTGTCGGCGGACCGGCGGGTGTCGGTGCTGGAGGTGGCCACCCCGTACGCCAGCCGCACCGACGAGGCGGCCCGGTCGATGCACGAGCTCCGCGACGACCTGGCGCCGGCCGCGCTGCGCGGCATCCCGGGCATCGAGTACGCGATCGGCGGCGGCGTCGCCGACAGCGAGGACTACGCCGCGCACATCAAGGAGAAGCTGCCGCTGGTGGTGGGCTTCGTGCTGGCGTTGACCTTCCTGGTGATGGCGTGGACGTTCCGGTCGGTGGTGGTCGCGCTCACCTCCATCACCCTCAACCTGCTCTCCGCCGGGGCGGCGTACGGGCTGCTGGTGCTGGTCTTCCAGGGTGACTGGGCGGAGGGGGTGCTCGGCTTCACCTCGATGGGGGCGATCGTCTCCTGGCTGCCCCTCTTCCTCTTCGTGGTGCTCTTCGGCCTGTCGATGGACTACCACGTCTTCGTGGTCAGCCGGATCCGCGAGGGGATCCGCAACGGCATGACCAACCGGGAGGCGGTGGCGTACGGGATCACCTCCTCGGCGGGCGTGGTGACCAGCGCGGCGATCGTGATGGTCGGGGTCTTCGCGATCTTCGCCTCGCTCAGCACGATCGACATGAAGCAGCTCGGCATCGGGCTGGCCGCGGCGATCCTGCTGGACGCCACGATCATCCGGGCGGTGGTGCTGCCGTCCCTGATGACCCTGCTCGGCGACGCGAACTGGTGGGCGCCGCGCTTCCTGCGGGCCCGGGCGGCGACCCCGCCGGCCGACCCGCCCACCCCGGCGCCGGAGCTCGTCGGCGCCCGCTGA
- the mutM gene encoding bifunctional DNA-formamidopyrimidine glycosylase/DNA-(apurinic or apyrimidinic site) lyase — protein MPELPEVETVRQGLAQWVVGRRITAVEVRHPRAVRRHEPGAAHFADVLSDRTVTDVRRRGKYLWLPLDSGDALIGHLGMSGQLLLQPVGAADELHLRVRFRFADDGPELRFVDQRTFGGLSVSDGGAELPAEIAHIARDPMDPEFSDAGFVAALRRRRTEVKRALLDQTLISGVGNIYADEALWRAKLHGTRPTDALTGPAALRLLGHVRDVLGEAIKQGGTSFDELYVDVNGESGYFDRSLNAYGREGEPCRRCGTPIRREAFMNRSSYSCPRCQPRPRVALRG, from the coding sequence GTGCCTGAGCTGCCCGAGGTGGAGACGGTCCGGCAGGGGCTGGCCCAGTGGGTGGTCGGCCGCCGGATCACCGCGGTGGAGGTGCGCCACCCCCGCGCGGTGCGGCGGCACGAGCCCGGCGCGGCGCACTTCGCCGACGTGCTGTCCGACCGGACGGTGACCGACGTCCGACGGCGGGGCAAGTACCTCTGGCTGCCGCTGGACAGCGGCGACGCGCTGATCGGCCACCTTGGCATGTCCGGCCAGCTGCTGCTCCAGCCGGTCGGCGCGGCCGACGAGCTGCACCTGCGGGTCCGCTTCCGGTTCGCCGACGACGGCCCGGAGCTGCGCTTCGTCGACCAGCGCACGTTCGGCGGGCTGTCCGTGTCCGACGGCGGCGCCGAGCTGCCCGCCGAGATCGCGCACATCGCCCGGGACCCGATGGACCCGGAGTTCTCCGACGCCGGTTTCGTGGCGGCGCTGCGCCGGCGGCGTACCGAGGTGAAGCGGGCGCTGCTCGACCAGACCCTGATCTCCGGGGTGGGCAACATCTACGCCGACGAGGCGCTGTGGCGGGCGAAGCTGCACGGCACCCGCCCCACCGACGCGCTGACCGGGCCGGCCGCGCTTCGGCTGCTCGGCCACGTCCGGGACGTGCTCGGTGAGGCGATCAAGCAGGGCGGCACCAGCTTCGACGAGCTGTACGTCGACGTCAACGGCGAGAGCGGCTACTTCGATCGGTCGCTGAACGCGTACGGCCGGGAGGGTGAACCCTGCCGGCGGTGCGGTACGCCGATCCGCCGGGAGGCCTTCATGAACCGGTCGTCGTACAGTTGCCCGCGCTGCCAGCCCCGCCCCCGGGTTGCCCTGAGGGGTTGA
- the rnc gene encoding ribonuclease III, whose translation MTNDKRRRAPIGHLEAAFGVSLEPELLERALTHRSYAYENGGLPTNERLEFLGDSVLGVVITTALFHNHPDLPEGQLAKLRASVVNMRALADVARGLGPDGLGAYLLLGKGEESTGGRDKASILADTLEALLGAIYLQYGLDTAAIVIHRLFDPLMAESAGRGAALDWKTSLQELTAALGLGVPEYRIEGAGPDHLKTFTAWVVVAGNRYGGAEGRSKKEAEQRAAESAWRMLTAQAEADAAPADPVGDVTPGEAGSETAEAGLRRA comes from the coding sequence ATGACCAACGACAAGCGGCGGCGTGCTCCCATCGGTCACCTGGAGGCGGCCTTCGGGGTGTCGCTCGAACCGGAGCTGCTGGAGCGCGCGCTGACCCACCGTTCGTACGCGTACGAGAACGGCGGCCTGCCCACCAACGAGCGGTTGGAGTTCCTGGGCGACTCGGTGCTCGGCGTGGTGATCACCACGGCGCTCTTCCACAACCACCCGGACCTGCCGGAGGGGCAGCTCGCCAAGCTGCGGGCCAGCGTGGTGAACATGCGCGCCCTGGCCGACGTGGCGCGCGGCCTCGGTCCGGACGGGCTCGGCGCGTACCTGCTGCTGGGCAAGGGCGAGGAGAGCACCGGCGGCCGGGACAAGGCGAGCATCCTCGCGGACACCCTGGAGGCGCTGCTCGGCGCGATCTACCTCCAGTACGGCCTGGACACGGCGGCGATCGTGATCCACCGGCTGTTCGACCCGCTGATGGCCGAGTCGGCCGGCCGGGGCGCGGCCCTGGACTGGAAGACCAGCCTCCAGGAGCTGACCGCCGCGCTCGGGCTGGGCGTCCCGGAGTACCGGATCGAGGGCGCCGGCCCGGACCACCTGAAGACCTTCACCGCCTGGGTGGTGGTGGCCGGCAACCGGTACGGCGGCGCCGAGGGCCGGAGCAAGAAGGAGGCCGAGCAGCGGGCCGCCGAGTCGGCCTGGCGGATGCTGACCGCGCAGGCGGAGGCGGACGCCGCGCCAGCGGACCCGGTGGGCGACGTCACGCCGGGCGAGGCCGGCAGCGAGACCGCCGAGGCGGGCTTACGCCGTGCCTGA